In Macadamia integrifolia cultivar HAES 741 chromosome 13, SCU_Mint_v3, whole genome shotgun sequence, one DNA window encodes the following:
- the LOC122060159 gene encoding mitogen-activated protein kinase kinase kinase 18-like: protein MEWTRGRTIGRGSFATVSLAKTHRSGEVFAVKSVDLSRSEFLQREQRVLSLIDCPRIVGYVGCDVTHENGRLMYNLFMEYISGGTLTDVIQDHGGRLDESEIRSHTRAILMGLDYLHSRRLVHCDIKGRNVLIGADGAKIADLGCTRWVDEEAPAMPIAGTPVFMAPEVARGDEQSFPADVWALGCTVIEMATGRPPWPDIADPVSALHRIAFSSDIPDFPTFLSEEAKHFLGKCLKRDPKERWTADQLLKHPFLDQDSKQIQGSTSSISPTSILDQGFWDSLEESDTETPLHISNLLVLSSSNSPAERIRRLVGDIPSSSSTPNLPDWTKDRNWVTVRSNNHAEITGSSDEVELESFGRSSSVINGSEHLVHYNSNSSSISSNSLRRFSVSSNDVNAFSVSSNPNYELARGKEFLLSSIPIPLL, encoded by the coding sequence ATGGAATGGACCAGAGGCCGCACCATCGGCCGTGGCTCTTTTGCCACCGTCTCTCTCGCCAAAACTCACCGGTCCGGTGAAGTTTTCGCCGTGAAATCTGTGGATCTTTCCAGATCAGAATTCCTACAAAGAGAACAGAGGGTTCTCTCTCTCATCGACTGTCCTCGTATAGTTGGGTACGTTGGCTGTGATGTAACACATGAGAATGGTCGATTGATGTACAATCTCTTCATGGAGTATATCTCCGGTGGTACTCTCACTGACGTTATTCAAGATCACGGTGGTCGCCTTGACGAGTCTGAAATCCGGTCTCACACAAGAGCAATTTTAATGGGTTTAGATTACCTTCATTCTCGTCGTCTTGTGCATTGTGATATCAAGGGTCGGAATGTTCTGATTGGAGCGGATGGTGCCAAGATTGCTGATTTGGGTTGCACGAGATGGGTCGATGAGGAGGCTCCGGCGATGCCGATTGCCGGAACCCCTGTTTTCATGGCACCTGAAGTGGCTCGAGGTGATGAACAGAGTTTCCCTGCCGACGTCTGGGCTCTTGGGTGTACCGTAATTGAGATGGCCACGGGACGCCCTCCATGGCCGGATATTGCAGACCCGGTCTCTGCACTTCACCGGATCGCATTCTCCTCTGATATACCGGATTTCCCAACTTTCCTGTCAGAGGAAGCAAAACACTTTTTGGGCAAGTGCCTTAAGAGAGATCCAAAGGAGCGGTGGACGGCAGATCAGCTCCTTAAACACCCATTTCTGGATCAGGATTCGAAGCAAATTCAGGGCTCTACCTCCTCAATTTCTCCCACGAGCATACTCGATCAAGGCTTTTGGGATTCGTTGGAGGAGTCAGATACAGAGACACCACTTCATATCTCCAATCTATTGGTATTGAGTTCTTCAAATTCTCCGGCGGAAAGAATCCGGAGGTTGGTCGGAGACATCCCTTCGTCATCTTCAACCCCAAATCTTCCCGATTGGACGAAGGACAGAAATTGGGTCACAGTCAGAAGCAACAACCACGCAGAGATTACTGGGTCGAGTGACGAAGTAGAGCTGGAATCGTTTGGAAGAAGCTCTTCCGTCATTAATGGAAGTGAACATCTCGTTCATTACAATTCAAATAGTAGTAGTATCAGTAGTAACAGTCTCAGAAGATTTTCGGTGTCCAGTAATGATGTTAATGCTTTTTCTGTATCTTCTAATCCCAATTATGAATTGGCACGGGGAAAGGAATTTTTACTTTCTTCAATCCCAATTCCGTTATTATAA
- the LOC122060090 gene encoding histone H2B-like → MAPKAEKKPVEEKKSSMVAEKAPAVKKPKIEKRPSKEGPAGSDKKKKRIKKGSETYKIYLFKVLKQVHSDIGISSKSMGIMNSFINDLFEKIAQEVYVCFRAAFSYPLFINRFKKQTI, encoded by the coding sequence ATGGCGCCTAAGGCAGAGAAGAAGCCAGTGGAGGAGAAGAAATCGTCGATGGTAGCAGAGAAAGCTCCTGCGGTTAAGAAACCAAAGATTGAGAAGAGGCCGTCGAAGGAAGGACCAGCCGGCAgcgacaagaagaagaagagaattaaAAAGGGTAGCGAGACCTACAAGATATACCTTTTCAAGGTTCTGAAGCAAGTCCACTCTGACATTGGGATATCGAGCAAATCCATGGGAATCATGAATAGCTTCATCAACGATCTCTTCGAGAAAATCGCCCAGGAGGTGTATGTATGCTTTCGGGCAGCATTCTCTTACCCATTGTTTAttaatcgatttaagaaacaaaccatttaa
- the LOC122059549 gene encoding aspartic proteinase-like: MGTKCKAIVVSIFLSFVLLFPLVFSASQDGLIRIGLKKRTLDPNNRVAARIESEEGNSLRASIRKYHLRGNLGDSEGTDIVALKNYMDAQYFGEIGVGTPPQKFTVIFDTGSSNLWVPSAKCYFSVACYFHSKYKSSQSSTYEKNGKPAEIQYGTGAISGFFSQDNVVVGDLVVKDQEFIEATREPSVTFLVAKFDGILGLGFKEISVGGAVPVWYNMVDQGLVKEPVFSFWINRNTQEEEGGEIVFGGVDPNHYKGEHTYVPVTQKGYWQFDMGDVLVDGKSTGFCAGGCSAIADSGTSLLAGPTAIIAEINRAIGASGVVSQQCKAVVAQYGETILKLLLAETNPKKVCSQIGLCTFDGTRGVSTGIESVVDEKNGGKSSGVLGDSMCSACEMAVVWIQNRIRQNETADNILNYVNELCDRLPSPMGESAVDCNNLSSMPPVSFTIGGKTFELTSEQYVLKVGEGTAAQCISGFTALDVPPPRGPLWILGDVFMGRYHTVFDYGKLRVGFAEAA, encoded by the exons ATGGGAACCAAATGCAAAGCAATCGTGGTTTCTATATTCCTGTCGTTTGTTTTGTTGTTCCCTCTGGTCTTTTCTGCTTCTCAAGATGGATTGATTAGGATCGGACTGAAGAAAAGGACATTGGATCCAAATAACCGGGTTGCTGCACGGATTGAATCTGAAGAGGGGAACTCTTTGAGGGCTTCAATCAGGAAATATCACCTCCGCGGTAACCTTGGAGACTCCGAGGGCACTGACATAGTTGCGTTAAAGAATTACATGGATGCTCAGTATTTTGGGGAGATTGGTGTTGGGACTCCCCCTCAAAAGTTCACTGTGATATTTGACACTGGAAGTTCAAATTTGTGGGTGCCCTCTGCCAAGTGCTACTTCTCG GTTGCTTGCTATTTCCATTCCAAGTACAAATCAAGTCAGTCAAGTACCTATGAGAAGAATG GGAAACCGGCTGAGATTCAGTATGGGACTGGAGCTATTTCTGGTTTCTTTAGCCAAGACAATGTCGTGGTTGGTGACCTTGTGGTCAAAGATCAG GAGTTTATCGAGGCAACTAGGGAGCCGAGTGTCACATTTCTGGTAGCCAAGTTTGATGGCATACTTGGACTTGGATTTAAAGAGATATCTGTTGGGGGTGCTGTCCCTGTCTG GTACAACATGGTTGATCAAGGGCTTGTTAAGGAACCTGTTTTCTCATTTTGGATTAATCGAAAcacacaagaagaagaagggggtgAAATTGTGTTTGGAGGGGTTGATCCTAATCATTACAAGGGTGAACACACATATGTACCTGTGACTCAGAAAGGCTATTGGCAG TTTGACATGGGCGATGTCCTTGTTGACGGAAAATCAACTG GATTCTGTGCTGGTGGTTGTTCGGCAATTGCTGATTCTGGAACATCTTTGTTGGCTGGTCCAACG GCCATTATTGCTGAAATCAATCGTGCAATTGGAGCCTCAGGGGTTGTTAGCCAGCAATGCAAGGCTGTCGTTGCTCAATATGGGGAGACAATATTGAAGTTATTATTAGCAGAG ACGAATCCGAAGAAGGTATGCTCCCAGATTGGTTTGTGTACTTTTGATGGAACTCGAGGTGTCAG TACTGGCATTGAGAGTGTTGTGGATGAGAAGAATGGTGGCAAGTCGTCTGGTGTTTTGGGTGATTCCATGTGCTCTGCCTGTGAAATGGCAGTCGTATGGATCCAGAATCGGATTAGGCAGAATGAGACGGCGGATAATATATTGAACTATGTCAATGAG CTTTGTGACCGGTTGCCTAGTCCAATGGGAGAATCAGCTGTTGACTgtaataatctttcttcaatgcCTCCTGTTTCTTTTACCATTGGTGGCAAAACATTCGAACTAACTTCAGAGCAG TATGTCCTCAAAGTTGGTGAGGGAACTGCAGCTCAGTGCATTAGTGGATTCACAGCTTTGGATGTGCCACCGCCTCGCGGTCCTCTCTG GATATTGGGAGATGTCTTCATGGGCCGCTACCACACCGTCTTCGATTATGGAAAGCTGAGAGTTGGCTTTGCAGAAGCGGCATAA